The Deltaproteobacteria bacterium genome includes a window with the following:
- a CDS encoding amidohydrolase family protein, giving the protein MPTGARTAAMLAPYVPHPSFPDGYTGVLHVDEYTLTTDIAQLEKRGFTVKLHTAGDRSVRVALNAIERAHKISGRADLRHELAHAGFIDPLDIPRFRALNVVADLSPYIWYPSPINAAIVNAVGERAHHYWPIRDLLEAGAPLLAGSDWPAAVASMDPWIGIEAMVTRQDPTRATPGSVWSEQAVSLEQVLPIFTVAGAYALRRDHVTGSLRVGKSADVIVLDRNLFTIDLHAIANTVVEMTLFAGRVVYQSHTD; this is encoded by the coding sequence GTGCCGACCGGGGCGCGTACTGCTGCCATGCTCGCACCGTATGTGCCTCACCCCAGTTTTCCCGACGGCTACACGGGTGTGTTACACGTCGATGAATACACGTTAACGACTGACATCGCGCAATTAGAGAAACGTGGCTTTACCGTCAAACTGCATACGGCAGGGGACCGTTCGGTGCGCGTTGCTCTGAACGCGATTGAACGCGCCCACAAGATTTCGGGACGGGCGGATCTGCGCCATGAACTGGCACATGCGGGTTTTATTGATCCGCTAGACATCCCGCGGTTTCGTGCGTTAAACGTTGTGGCCGACTTATCCCCCTATATCTGGTATCCGTCTCCAATCAATGCAGCGATCGTGAATGCCGTTGGCGAACGCGCGCACCACTACTGGCCGATACGCGATCTGCTAGAGGCGGGAGCACCGCTGTTGGCTGGCTCTGACTGGCCGGCGGCGGTGGCCTCGATGGATCCGTGGATCGGCATTGAAGCTATGGTGACGCGCCAGGATCCGACACGGGCAACACCTGGAAGCGTGTGGTCAGAACAAGCGGTGAGTCTAGAGCAGGTGCTACCGATCTTCACGGTTGCAGGAGCCTATGCCCTCCGTCGTGACCACGTGACCGGATCACTGCGCGTGGGAAAGTCGGCAGATGTGATTGTCTTGGATCGCAACCTGTTCACCATTGACCTTCATGCCATTGCCAACACCGTGGTGGAGATGACACTGTTTGCCGGTCGTG